The nucleotide sequence CGAAGGCCGCAACGGCGGCGCCAGCTTCTGCAACGACCGCGGCGACATCGACCTCGTCGTGAAACGGTCCGCCGACAACGGCAAGACCTGGAGCGCTCCGAAGATCGTCATCGAAGGTTTCGGTGACACCAAAGGAAATCCGACACCGATCGTGATCCCGTCCACCGGGCGGATCGTGCTGCTCTCGGTGATGGAATGCGTCAAGAACCCCGACTGCAACCGGATTCCGCGCGTCTCGATCAGCGACGACCACGGCAAGACCTGGACCGCGCCCAAGGTGCTCACCACGCAGCTCGGGTTCAACAGCGCACCGGGCTGGCTCGCGACCGGGCCGTCGCACGGCATCGTGCTGACCCGCGGCGCGCACGCCGGCCGGATCGTCGCCGGAATGAGTTACACCGTCGACGGCAAGAACAGCGGCGCGCTCATCTACAGCGACGACCAGGGCGTCACCTGGAAGCGCGGCGCCACCGACACCCCGGCCTCGACGGCCGGGCTGAACCCGCAGGAGATCAGCGTCACCGAACTGCTCGACGGCCGCGTCTACGCCGCGGCGCGCAACCAGGCCAACAACGACGACAAATGCCTCAGCGGTGGCGCCAAGAACCGCGCCTACGCCATCAGCTCCGACGGCGGGGCGAGCTTCTCCACCAAGTTCACCTTCGAGGAGGACCTGATCACCCCGGTGGTGCAGGCCTCGACCGCGCGGATGACCGCGACCGACAAGGCGGGCAAGTACAACCGGATCCTGTTCGCCGCGCCATCGGTCTGCGACCGCCGCAAGGAACTCGTCGTGCGGTCGTCGTTCGACGAGGGCGCGAACT is from Amycolatopsis lurida and encodes:
- a CDS encoding sialidase family protein — protein: MKISRVAQGLFAALVATAAVGAAPATSLAAPATGDRFSTTAVGNTLVYKQKTEGYDCFRIPAIVKANNGELLAFAEGRNGGASFCNDRGDIDLVVKRSADNGKTWSAPKIVIEGFGDTKGNPTPIVIPSTGRIVLLSVMECVKNPDCNRIPRVSISDDHGKTWTAPKVLTTQLGFNSAPGWLATGPSHGIVLTRGAHAGRIVAGMSYTVDGKNSGALIYSDDQGVTWKRGATDTPASTAGLNPQEISVTELLDGRVYAAARNQANNDDKCLSGGAKNRAYAISSDGGASFSTKFTFEEDLITPVVQASTARMTATDKAGKYNRILFAAPSVCDRRKELVVRSSFDEGANWQGNSAGTLVWSGDAAYSDMVQLSSGSVGVLYEAGPAGNANETIRFSAVTETTLGAPACGGGYGVIDSAPLGTAGTVYLSYNASNGQNCVSTMKSESAGTATATSAYLEVAGSSRITDSGSFSWFAGPVRAAAAGKCVKWGGSAGGTAYNSPSEHCG